The Nitrospirota bacterium genome contains a region encoding:
- a CDS encoding class I SAM-dependent methyltransferase, which produces MVHLLDRLIADNPDFHHLPDGTPANWAVSEAALRFLYRCLAPGMSTLETGAGQTTIIFALSGTHHVCITPQHEHTARVRAYLARQRITGTVTFIHESSDSALVQSRLIPEVLDLVFIDGAHRFPFPCLDWHYTERRLRVGGIVGVDDCRMPSVKILHDFLCGEDEWELIEIAGQTSFFKKLGIADVTFDCRGQRINQPLY; this is translated from the coding sequence ATGGTCCACCTGCTCGACCGGCTTATCGCCGACAACCCCGATTTTCACCACCTGCCCGACGGTACGCCTGCCAACTGGGCTGTTTCCGAGGCGGCGCTGCGGTTTCTCTACCGTTGCCTCGCTCCCGGTATGAGCACGCTCGAGACCGGAGCGGGACAGACCACCATCATCTTCGCCCTGTCCGGCACGCACCACGTCTGCATCACGCCGCAGCATGAGCACACCGCGCGCGTCCGCGCCTACCTCGCCCGGCAACGCATCACGGGAACGGTCACCTTCATCCACGAGAGCTCGGACAGCGCTCTGGTCCAGAGCAGGCTCATTCCCGAGGTCCTGGACCTCGTCTTTATCGACGGCGCCCACCGATTCCCCTTTCCCTGCCTGGACTGGCACTATACCGAACGCCGCCTCAGGGTCGGCGGCATTGTAGGGGTGGACGACTGCCGGATGCCGTCGGTGAAGATACTCCACGATTTTCTCTGCGGCGAGGACGAGTGGGAGCTGATCGAAATCGCCGGACAGACCTCGTTTTTCAAAAAGCTCGGCATTGCCGATGTAACCTTCGACTGCCGGGGCCAGAGGATAAACCAACCGCTCTACTGA